The following is a genomic window from Miscanthus floridulus cultivar M001 chromosome 14, ASM1932011v1, whole genome shotgun sequence.
CTTGCACAGGTAGGTAATTTATCAGAAAATGACTGGAATTAACGATGCAACCTTCTGCTCTCCTTTTCATCATCTGCGAGACGCGACGAGGAGAGCAGCTGCAGAGATGACTTAATAAtttagtaatttgaatttgatatATACAAGAACATGTGTGTTGTGttcatgaaaagaaaaagaaaaggatagcATTCTGAAGCAGCAGCGGAGCGCCGGAGCATGCACATGAAGAAACAGTGCAGATCCAAAACAGCAGATCCATTTTTGTTGTGCCACTGATTTCTTTTGAGGAAAGGGAAGGAAAGGGAATTCTTTTGTAGCAAGCTAACGGCTGCTGAACCATCCGACCGAGCAACAGTTGCAGCATGAGACCACTTCTGCATGtcatcgccctgttcgtttgggcttatttggctgataagccctggctgaaagtactgttggctaatttggtgtgagagaaaaatactgttcgttggctgaaaaagtacggcttataagccaaacaagtctAAATGAACAGGGCGCATGTGAGCATAGccagtttctggatgtatttagGCATTCAAAACGTCCTGATTAGATTACACCAGCTCAACACTATCATTGCATAATCACTTGGCCGTACCTAAGGAATTTGTGGCCGTGGTGTGAAGCTGAAGCACATGATGAGGCCCTAAATTTTGAAAATGCAGCAAAGCCAAAGCATACTTTCTCACATAATTAATGACAAAGACAGTAAACAAAAATAATGAACTTTGACCTCATATCTAACTGTCTAGAAGACATGCTGAGGAACTGCAGATCCaatgaaataaacaaataaaCCATTCCTGGTCATGATTATGACTCGTTAATTCGCTACATACTCCAAATTGGTACTACGTGAATCTTGCCGAGCTGGGCCTTAGGTCCAATTGCAAGTGTCGATTGGGCTTTTAGCTTTTCATGGGCTAGCAGAGGGAAAAGTCCATGTTACCTCCTCAATTTTTGCAAAAGTCTGCTTTTCCGCCCTAAACTCTAAACCCAGATAAACCGCCTCCCTGAAtttttaaaaccgttcgttttacctccctgacTGATTATAAGCGGTCATCACGTCCCTTTTCCGGTTAGGGAGGTGGTTTTAAAGTTCAGGAGGTGGTTTACCCGGTTTTAGAGTTCAGGGAGGAAAAACAGACTTTCGTAAAAGTTAATGAGGTAATGTGGACTTTCCGCTTGCTCTGTCCTCGAATCTGGATCAACGAAATGTTATTACTTTGGGAAGGTGATTGGATAGACAGGCTTCTTGTCCGGGCCCGGCCTGGGTTCTCTTCTCGTTGAACATGGCGCAGACGTACGTCTCCAGAACCCCGGGCCTCCTCCTCGGCGTGCCTCTGCGGCTCTGCACACGTGGTTGTTGGGCTGGGCCCATCTCTTGCTCCGAGCTGCCCCAAGTTCACTAGACTCCTCTAGGCTTTGTGCACGGGTTGGTAACACTCAAGACCCCTTGAGAATGAATTTGCTCGTCACCAAGCAGATGCGTGAGGAAATTGTCGCTTTAGGTCTTCAGCATCCTCCCAACTGCCTTGCTAGACAAGCTGCCAAACCAAACTTGAGATGCTCTGACTCtttaagattcttggaatgacttatgatttggaacggagggagtattattattatttgctAGGAATTACTAGTTCATATAGATTTATTTAGTTGAATGAGAATGTAACTTAGTACTAGTACAAGAACAAGAAGATGCATGGTTACTTgaaaagaaaatataaaaagaaaaaagaagaagatgcaGGGTGGGTGGCTCGTCGGTTATTCGGCAGAGTGAGATCTGGGTCGGCCAATGCAACAACAAGACGCGCTTGTGATGAACTGAACTCGCTAGCGTGGCTTCTTGTTCTTGTTGAGCCCGAAGCGCCAGGCGAAGAAGGCGTCCCGCACCCATCCAGGCGACGCCGCGAGCGCGGCGAACAGCAGCGTCATGTTGCCGTAGACGATCTCCCTGGGCGGTCGCGCGCTCATGACCCGTCGCGCCACGTGCCGAGCGAAGACGCCCGCGTCCGTGGACTTCCTCGTCTGCGACGCCCGCCCCCGCTCCTCGATCGCCGCCGCGAAGTCCCGGTACATCCGCCACTCCTGGCTGCCGGCGGCGAGCTGCGCGGCGTTGGCGCGGCCCAGCCCAGACCTGACGGCGCCCGCGACCACCTTGACGACGTGCACACCGAAGGGGCGGAGCTCGAGGCGGAGCGCGTCGGTGGCGGCGTGCACGGCGGCCTTGGACGCGCAGTAGGGCGCGGCCCAGGGCGTGGCGGCGGTGCCCACCACGCTGCCCACGTTGACGACGCGCCCGGCCCCGCGCGCCGCCATGTGGGGCGCCACGGCGCGCACGGTGCGGACCTGGCCCAGGAAGTTGACATCCAGCGCCCGCGCCACGGCGGCCGGGGACAGCTCCGCCAGCGGGCCCGTGCACCCGACCCCGGCGTTGTTGAGCAGCACGTCGATGTGGCCGTGCCGCGCCAGCACGGCGCCGACGGCCGCGGAGACGCTGGCATCCGAGGTCACGTCCAGCGGCAGCGCCTCCGCGGCTGGCGTGCCCGAGAGGTCGGCGGCTAGTCCGGGGACTCGGTCGGGGACGTCGGTGGCCACCACGCGGCAGCCCAGGCCCGCGAAGGCCTGGCAGTACTCGTACCCGATCCCGCCCTTGGCGCACCCCGTGATGAGCACCACCGGCTGCTCGCTGCTGGCCTCGCCGCCCTGCTGCTGCTGGCCATCGTCGTCGTCACCGGTGGCCATGGGGTGGGGTGCGTGTGCGTGCATGGCAGTCGGGAGATGGCCACTCGACGCAACTTTGCAAGCAGCGGGGTGGAGTGGAGGGCGTCTTTTATAAGTGCACACCAGGAATCCAGGATTAACTAACGGATTAATGAAGATGACTATTATATAGCTAATTAAATAATTCATGCGCGCCCGGTTGAATTGGTTAGTGTTTGGGGTGTCCGTCGTGAGGATTGGTACGGGGAATATGCAGGAGGGATATGCGGTTGGAGCTGGCGCCTTTCCCTTGGGCTTTTCATGCACTCTCCGCGTCTGCCGTGCGTGTTGCTTGGTGTCATCTTCTTGGGAGCTCCGGCGATGTTCCGCGGCGGCCGGCGAGATCCTGCACTGCAGGGCCCTACAGTTTAATGCACGTTTCTGCCTGAACCACCTGTTCAAGCTGAAGCACAGGCATGTTTCCATGCGGCTTTGTCACTGCCGTGCGGGTCCATCGGCTGGCCCAAATCCACACGCAGTCCCGTTTGTTGGCTGAGAAAACCATTTCCGCGCATCACCGACGTCGTCCTTGTTGTCCACCATCAGAGATAGAAAGCGGAGAGCTGGCAACCTCCCGAGGATTTCGAGATCGGCCTGATGTAGCTCCCTCACGGCGACGTTTAGATTGGTGAGGTCCAGAAGAAGCGATGGATTCACCCAAGCCGGCAATGTTGAAAACCAACAACTGACTTGTGTTTATACAATACGCGGAGATGTCGAGGGGCAACCCAAGCATCCAATCCGCCGATGCCGCGTTGATCAGGATGGACAGTCTGTTCGGGAGAttgtatcgtatcgtggattatttactgctgattggtttggtgtgagagaaaaacactgttcctgacaagaaatttacgatcgtttacgagcaagcgaacaggcagtTACTGCATCTTTTGTAGCCTGCATAGGCACTCCAACAGCTTGTCGTTCCAATCGTCCAATCGAATATGCAGCTGCCTCAGTTCAGTTAGCTGGCCCAACTCTTCTATAATGTTTCTGGTGGAGTCATCAATGCGTAACACTGACAGCTGTTCAAGGCATGTCAGGTTTCCAATTCCGTCCGGTGCACTTGTATTCCAGTCACTGTATAGGCACATCAACTTTCTTAGCTGGACAACACTCGAAGGCAAGCTGGAAATTATGTTGCGCCTTACATCCAATGTTTGTAGAAACTGCAGGTTTCCTATTTCTTCCGGGAGCTGAGAAATACGTGTCTGACAGAGTCCCAAGCACCTCAAGTGATGCAGATTCCCAAAGTACTTAAGGATACTATTAGCTTGTGAAAGATTGCAGCCCTCTAAATCCAGAACACGTATAACTCGGCAGCAGTCAAGAGGCGGCACTAGAGAAGCAGCAGCTGGAAAGACAATAACTGACCTTGCATGTTGCAAGCTCCATGTAGCTTGAGCCATCACATGACTTTCctgtgttagttgatctccaccaataggcccaacggcctattggatccttatctctgctccctgatcggaggagcccaaccctaatctggttggtgggcccctgtcgcacagcacacataaaaggaaggtgggggtgagggctcgggGAACGAGGTTCAACGGAGCCGCCACCCACCTATAGAgaaaccctaaaccgatctaaagagctgctgccagcgacgggatgtgcccccaACAACCTCCGTCGTTCCCCTGCAGGCCTACACCGGACCGCCGTctcgccaccgagccggagctgcccCTACAACGGTGTCTACGCTGCTGTTGTGCAGCAACAGTGAAGGCGAGAAGGAGCTTACCCGATCCTACGGTCACAAAGGTACACATATCGATCttaacaatggtatcggagccggttgcctctgtgtaagccccttaaccctaatcgggtaaaaGAAAAGAACCAAACAGATCCAGTTCGGATCTGAGGAAAGAAGAAACGAAAAgtttcgaaccctaaccctaactgggtggaGGGGAAGAACAGTGAACCCGTTTCGGATGAACTAACCCGCGCAaacagctcggggaagaagaaaaggaagggCCCTCGGCAAGCCCTTGGCACTCGAACCCTAACCCACGAGAGGATTCGGATGAAACCCGAAAAGAAAATAAATCCAAATCGGTTCAATCCGAGcaccaaaaagaaaaacaaagaaagag
Proteins encoded in this region:
- the LOC136502653 gene encoding short-chain dehydrogenase ptmH-like, which codes for METCLCFSLNRWFRQKRALNCRALQCRISPAAAEHRRSSQEDDTKQHARQTRRVHEKPKGKAPAPTAYPSCIFPVPILTTDTPNTNQFNRARMNYLISYIIVIFINPLVNPGFLVCTYKRRPPLHPAACKVASSGHLPTAMHAHAPHPMATGDDDDGQQQQGGEASSEQPVVLITGCAKGGIGYEYCQAFAGLGCRVVATDVPDRVPGLAADLSGTPAAEALPLDVTSDASVSAAVGAVLARHGHIDVLLNNAGVGCTGPLAELSPAAVARALDVNFLGQVRTVRAVAPHMAARGAGRVVNVGSVVGTAATPWAAPYCASKAAVHAATDALRLELRPFGVHVVKVVAGAVRSGLGRANAAQLAAGSQEWRMYRDFAAAIEERGRASQTRKSTDAGVFARHVARRVMSARPPREIVYGNMTLLFAALAASPGWVRDAFFAWRFGLNKNKKPR